The following are encoded together in the Phyllopteryx taeniolatus isolate TA_2022b chromosome 21, UOR_Ptae_1.2, whole genome shotgun sequence genome:
- the LOC133470702 gene encoding forkhead box protein H1-like, translating into MQNPGERLRARIPPDGGGVRWEVFRRSTTYLARVAVILQDAPDKMLTFMQLMDRLGPLVREDRKSIENNIRVCLSTNDCFVKIRLLPDSLASKRNFWKLDLSHITAKMVRRHFKDILDFFPELRGRRDDGGGGETAAPSVHIRCEVKFSGPFSIESLLQRDSPAPGGTPPPAGVPVPTEHHHHHLHHHLYLAARRGHKRNLRWDSEDVVPVRVPAALPRPAGADVRRAIGKRSCAGPPLPACASNLFLPYPTYDVPHFRL; encoded by the exons ATGCAGAACCCCGGCGAGCGGCTCCGAGCTCGAATCCCTCCCGACGGCGGCGGCGTTCGCTGGGAAGTCTTCCGCAGGAGCACCACCTACCTGGCCCGCGTGGCCGTCATCCTCCAGGACGCCCCGGATAAAATGCTCACCTTCATGCAG CTGATGGACCGGCTGGGGCCGCTGGTCCGAGAGGACAGGAAGTCCATCGAGAACAACATCAGAGTGTGTTTGTCCACCAACGACTGCTTCGTCAAG ATCCGGTTGCTTCCCGACTCCCTGGCCAGCAAGAGGAACTTCTGGAAGCTGGACCTGAGCCACATCACGGCCAAAATGGTGCGCCGTCACTTCAAGGACATCCTGGACTTCTTCCCCGAGCTGCGCGGCCGGCgcgacgacggcggcggcggggagACCGCGGCGCCGTCCGTCCACATCCGCTGCGAGGTCAAGTTCAGCGGACCCTTCTCCATCGAGTCCCTGCTGCAACGGGACAGCCCGGCCCCCGGCGGAACCCCGCCGCCGGCCGGCGTGCCCGTGCCGACcgagcatcatcatcatcatctgcatCATCACCTGTATCTTGCCGCGCGGCGGGGCCACAAGCGGAACCTCCGATGGGACTCGGAGGACGTCGTCCCCGTGCGCGTTCCCGCTGCCTTGCCGCGCCCGGCGGGCGCCGATGTCCGGCGCGCGATCGGCAAGCGCTCGTGCGCCGGACCCCCTTTGCCCGCCTGCGCCAGCAATCTCTTCCTCCCGTACCCGACTTATGATGTGCCCCACTTTCGTTTgtga
- the si:ch211-199g17.2 gene encoding uncharacterized protein si:ch211-199g17.2, with the protein MQQGTQRGLSSELFESLKVYLNNSKRLQPIIGLRSITECVKAGSRGGGAAVYLCEVCACRLSKGDMRNHILGTLHRYNYTKARHPHMLSGVKQSGGDMSLLAWPLMNIARTLEDKEGPGDIKLLEVEDAALEMLKDASDSDAISLIKFLMHVPPKPESPLDAEEDEEEEEEHRVVTIGHGEALFPGGNGASWAEETALSFGHTLLDRYSGPKTLIGLFRLTECVGERDGRTYCFLCHCCRARVNTRGFIRHIGGSAHVRSYLMETRPEQLAAAANDGERGRPTDSLVGKVEREEGRGGMEVVKAPQFLCGQLASKSYNWCISRLWKRRYAADHKWSKAKKAGSRVKKPDESVGGKTRVVFKVSLPLTGGPLLLERTSFSQESPPAGPPRQGFDSEPADAGEDDITAACGFEPRGQGVGRPVAREWYNPAYAPWHGRSSAPVEKPENPYWANPPPPVHFQTEYQSLPVLWAASQTPPYQPAGPGGVPGYRGYAVPPRSHPPPHFFPAVSPPAASVPPGPL; encoded by the exons ATGCAGCAGGGAACGCAAAGAG GTCTGTCCAGTGAGCTGTTTGAGTCCCTAAAGGTGTACCTTAACAACAGCAAAAGATTGCAACCCATAATTG GGCTGCGCAGCATCACGGAATGCGTGAAAGCCGGCTCGCGCGGGGGCGGCGCGGCCGTGTACCTCTGCGAGGTGTGCGCGTGTCGGCTGAGCAAAGGCGACATGCGCAACCACATCCTGGGCACCCTCCACAGATACAACTACACC AAAGCCCGGCACCCCCACATGCTGTCAGGCGTGAAGCAGAGCGGCGGCGACATGTCCCTGCTGGCCTGGCCCCTCATGAACATCGCCAGGACGCTGGAGGACAAGGAGGGCCCCGGGGACATCAAG ttGCTGGAAGTCGAGGACGCTGCGTTGGAGATGCTAAAGGATGCCAGCGACAGCGACG cgATAAGTTTGATCAAGTTCCTGATGCACGTGCCCCCCAAGCCTGAGAGCCCCTTGGACGcagaggaagacgaggaggaggaggaggagcacagGGTGGTCACGATTGGCCACGGGGAGGCGCTCTTCCCAGGCGGCAATGGCGCTTCGTGGGCCGAGGAAACGGCTTTGAGTTTCGGCCACACCTTGCTGGATCGCTACTCGGGGCCGAAAACGCTCATTG GTCTGTTCCGGCTGACCGAGTGCGTTGGCGAGCGGGATGGCCGGACTTACTGCTTCCTGTGCCACTGCTGCCGGGCGCGGGTCAACACGCGCGGCTTCATCCGCCACATCGGCGGCTCCGCCCACGTGCGCAGCTACCTG ATGGAAACTCGGCCCGAGCagctggcggcggcggcgaatGACGGCGAGCGCGGTCGCCCGACGGACTCGCTGGTCGGGAAGGTGGAGCGCGAGGAGGGACGAGGAGGCATGGAG GTGGTAAAAGCACCCCAGTTCCTCTGTGGACAACTGGCTAGCAAAAGTTACAACTGGT GCATCAGCAGACTTTGGAAGAGGCGCTACGCCGCGGACCACAAGTGGAGCAAAGCCAAGAAAG CAGGCTCCAGAGTCAAGAAGCCGGACGAGAGCGTCGGGGGCAAAACCCGGGTGGTGTTCAAGGTAAGCCTTCCGCTCACCGGCGGTCCGCTGCTGCTGGAGCGGACGTCTTTCAGCCAGGAGAGTCCGCCGGCTGGCCCCCCCCGGCAAGGCTTTGACTCTGAGCCCGCCGACGCGGGAGAAGACGACATAACGGCGGCTTGCGGTTTCGAGCCGCGTGGCCAGGGAGTCGGGAGGCCCGTCGCCCGAGAGTGGTACAATCCCGCCTACGCGCCGTGGCACGGTCGGTCGTCGGCACCGGTCGAAAAGCCAGAAAATCCCTACTGGGCTAACCCGCCGCCTCCGGTCCACTTTCAAACGGAATACCAAAGCCTTCCCGTCCTCTGGGCGGCATCTCAGACGCCGCCGTATCAGCCGGCGGGTCCGGGCGGCGTCCCGGGGTACCGAGGCTACGCCGTCCCGCCTCGGTCGCACCCCCCGCCGCACTTCTTTCCGGCCGTGTCCCCGCCCGCTGCGTCCGTCCCGCCCGGACCCCTCTGA